The following are from one region of the Vitis riparia cultivar Riparia Gloire de Montpellier isolate 1030 chromosome 9, EGFV_Vit.rip_1.0, whole genome shotgun sequence genome:
- the LOC117922130 gene encoding putative leucine-rich repeat receptor-like protein kinase At2g19210, whose amino-acid sequence MDGGLTLTWLIVLLVIISLHNSRWVSGTFHENQSSRRKLAAKEGFISIDCGIAPGSYYTDSETEIYYTSDVGFTDTGINYNISEEYVYPNNDQHLKNVRSFPEGDRNCYTLWPRQGKNHKYLIRARFLYGNYDSKNQLPIFKLYLGVDEWTIVNIRNVTSTYRKEIIHIPITDYIDVCLVNVGSGTPFISVLELRRLNDSIYSPIEPGSLILYDRWDFGTQQEEWKLIREKDDVYDRIWKPFTWRSWLSISSSLVSSSFSTSDYKLPGIVMATAAKPANESESWGISLSIDDDPSQKLYMYMHFAEVEDLKGQIREFTVSVNDEPFSGPVAPRLLFSDTVSSKYSISGSTTQKLSFSLERTNRSTLPPIINAMEAYMIREFPQSSTQQNDVDAIKRIKSDYAVGRNWQGDPCLPMEYQWDGLTCSHNTSPTIISLNLSSSNLSGNILASFLSLKSLQTLDLSYNNLTGPVPEFFADWPSLKTLNLTGNNLTGSVPQAVTDKFKDGTLSLGENPNLCPTVSCQGQKKKKKKNKFFVPVLTSILSAIVILVLIAALAIIRKLTKRRETKATTIETVTERPKEGPLKSGNCEFTYSEVVGITNNFNRPIGRGGFGEVYLGTLADDTQVAVKVHSPSSNQGPKAFRAEAKLLTRVHHKNLVRLIGYCDDSTNMVLIYEYMSNGNLQQKLSAREAADVLNWKQRLQIAVDAAHGLEYLHNGCKPPIVHRDMKSSNILLTESLQAKIADFGMSRDLQSLSTDPVGTPGYFDPECQSTGNLNEKSDVYSFGIVLLELITGRRAIIPGGIHIAGWVSPMIERGDIRSIVDPRLQGDFNTNSAWKAVEIALACVASTGMQRPDMSHVVVDLKGCLETEVASRRIQRVGGHSIGSGNFLENVPLVLSIEVAPHAR is encoded by the exons ATGGATGGTGGACTAACATTGACCTGGCTGATCGTTCTTCTGGTTATTATTTCCTTGCACAACTCGAGATGGGTTTCAGGGACCTTCCATGAAAACCAGTCTAGTCGGCGGAAGCTCGCGGCGAAGGAAG GGTTCATAAGCATCGATTGTGGGATAGCTCCGGGCTCCTATTATACAGATAGTGAAACCGAGATATATTACACTTCGGATGTAGGATTCACAGATACTGGAATCAATTATAACATTTCCGAAGAATATGTTTATCCAAATAACGATCAACATCTCAAGAACGTTAGAAGCTTCCCAGAAGGAGACAGGAACTGTTACACCCTATGGCCAAGACAAGGCAAGAATCATAAGTATTTGATCAGGGCTCGGTTCTTGTATGGGAATTATGATTCCAAGAATCAACTTCCAATCTTCAAACTATATCTAGGTGTTGACGAATGGACCATAGTGAATATAAGAAATGTCACTTCTACTTACAGGAAGGAAATCATACACATACCAATTACAGATTACATAGATGTGTGTCTGGTAAACGTCGGTTCGGGGACACCATTCATATCAGTGTTAGAGCTCAGACGGCTTAATGATTCGATTTATAGTCCAATTGAACCAGGGTCACTGATTCTCTATGACAGGTGGGATTTTGGTACACAGCAAGAGGAGTGGAAGTTAATCAG GGAAAAAGATGATGTTTACGATCGGATTTGGAAACCATTCACATGGCGGTCTTGGTTGTCCATTAGTTCATCACTTGTAAGTTCTTCCTTTAGTACCTCTGACTATAAACTACCGGGTATTGTCATGGCGACTGCTGCAAAACCTGCAAATGAAAGTGAATCCTGGGGTATCTCTTTAAGCATAGATGATGATCCTTCTCAAAAGTTGTACATGTACATGCACTTTGCGGAGGTTGAGGATCTCAAAGGCCAAATCAGAGAATTTACTGTCTCCGTGAATGATGAACCATTTAGTGGGCCTGTGGCTCCTAGACTCCTTTTTTCGGACACTGTGTCTAGCAAATATTCCATAAGTGGAAGTACCACACAGAAATTGTCCTTTTCACTAGAAAGGACAAACAGATCCACGCTTCCGCCAATTATTAATGCTATGGAGGCTTACATGATAAGAGAATTCCCACAATCATCAACTCAACAAAACGATG TTGATGCAATCAAGAGGATCAAATCAGATTACGCAGTGGGCAGGAACTGGCAAGGAGACCCATGTCTCCCCATGGAATACCAATGGGATGGCCTCACTTGCAGCCATAATACTTCCCCTACTATAATCTCATT GAACCTCTCATCTAGCAATTTGTCCGGGAATATACTTGCTTCATTTTTGAGTCTCAAATCATTACAAACTCT GGATTTATCATACAACAACTTGACTGGACCAGTACCAGAATTTTTTGCCGACTGGCCATCTTTAAAAACTCT GAATTTAACGGGGAACAACCTAACAGGTTCGGTTCCACAGGCTGTTACGGATAAGTTCAAGGATGGAACTCTGAG TCTCGGAGAAAATCCAAATCTTTGTCCGACCGTCTCGTGCCAAGgacagaaaaagaagaagaagaagaacaagttCTTTGTTCCTGTTCTTACATCCATTCTGTCTGCGATTGTGATCCTGGTCCTCATAGCTGCCCTTGCAATCATCCGGAAGTTGACCAAGAGGAGAGAAACCAaag CTACAACCATAGAGACGGTCACTGAACGCCCCAAAGAAGGGCCATTGAAGTCAGGGAATTGTGAGTTCACTTACTCTGAGGTTGTGGGTATCACCAATAACTTTAATCGCCCCATTGGTAGAGGAGGATTTGGAGAAGTTTATCTAGGCACTTTGGCAGATGACACTCAGGTTGCCGTCAAGGTTCATTCTCCATCTTCAAATCAAGGCCCTAAGGCATTTCGAGCGGAG GCAAAACTCTTGACGAGAGTTCATCATAAAAACTTGGTTCGTCTAATTGGGTACTGCGATGACAGTACAAACATGGTTCTCATTTATGAATACATGTCCAATGGAAACCTGCAACAGAAGTTATcag CGAGAGAAGCTGCAGATGTTTTGAACTGGAAACAGAGACTTCAAATTGCAGTAGATGCAGCACATG GATTGGAGTATCTACACAATGGCTGTAAGCCACCAATAGTCCACAGAGACATGAAATCTTCCAACATTCTATTAACTGAATCACTGCAAGCCAAGATAGCGGATTTTGGAATGTCCAGAGATCTTCAAAGCTTATCAACTGACCCAGTAGGCACACCTGGATATTTTGATCCTGA ATGCCAGTCCACAGGAAATTTGAATGAGAAGAGcgatgtttatagctttgggATTGTTTTATTGGAGTTAATCACCGGCCGGCGTGCAATAATCCCTGGGGGCATTCATATAGCTGGATGGGTTAGTCCTATGATTGAAAGAGGGGATATTCGAAGCATTGTTGATCCAAGGTTACAAGGAGATTTCAACACCAATTCTGCCTGGAAAGCAGTAGAGATAGCCTTAGCATGTGTAGCATCAACAGGAATGCAAAGGCCAGACATGAGTCATGTAGTGGTAGACTTGAAGGGATGTTTGGAGACGGAGGTGGCTTCCAGGAGAATTCAGAGGGTAGGTGGCCACAGCATCGGATCAGGCAATTTCCTAGAAAATGTTCCCTTGGTTCTTAGCATTGAAGTGGCTCCCCATGCTAGGTAG